In Dermatophagoides farinae isolate YC_2012a chromosome 9, ASM2471394v1, whole genome shotgun sequence, a genomic segment contains:
- the LOC124497632 gene encoding transmembrane protein 107: protein MKWIISLRFISLVAHLVLVILFISNRDYNVRLCLSWNHSDKEYWSKDYELVVGLSLSIVLLILELLSFITGITMIHAKQTLFSFCIHTFGTITLTSFIMDGWECQLFWWLFTITIFVPFLTESIIMIHTILLLYNTNLTYR from the exons atgaaatggataaTATCCTTACGTTTTATATCGCTTGTGGCACATTTAGTCcttgtcattttatttatatcgaATCGT gATTATAATGTACGGCTATGTTTATCATGGAATCATAGTGATAAGGAATATTGGTCAAAAGATTATGA attggtAGTTGGACTGTCCCTGTCGATCGTATTACTAATACTTGaactattatcattcattactGGCATTACGATGATACATGCTAAACAGACATTATTTT CATTTTGTATCCATACATTTGGTACAATAACATTAACATCATTCATAATGGATGGCTGGGAATGTCAACTATTTTGGTGGCTATttacaattacaattttcGTACCATTTTTAACCGaatccataataatgatacatACTATTCTATTGTTGTATAATACAAATCTAACCTATAGAtaa